A single Chanos chanos chromosome 8, fChaCha1.1, whole genome shotgun sequence DNA region contains:
- the LOC115819735 gene encoding transcription factor E2F3-like yields the protein MRRGISSAPDKVIITGVGGSSLDKNAVLTALSDRLTSLPTATYNVIQIITPPPCITQTSSVCLSDPSPGSLYTTPHGATNGSAQRPALGRPPAKRRLALDDADHLYTTDGVKAPKSQTGGPLAELKDLKTPKSPSEKTRYDTSLGLLTKKFVQLLGQSSDGVVDLNRAAEVLKVQKRRLYDITNVLEGVHLIKKKSKNNIQWMGCNLSEAGGTLNQRQSLSSEVAQLVQEERRLDELIQSCSQDVKQMTESSHYQKLAYVTYQDIRRLRSLRDQTVIVVKAPSETKLEVPDPQEGLQVHLTSAKGPIDVFLCPDENTPDSPVKNSALSLGGSSTPFMKVLEDSVRSGPAVTVTNLSPITSPYTSLLQQTEDQIPTIDAPFVNLGSPLLSEDYLMSLGEEEGITDLFDTYDLDKLPLDDADPLWSASCGTDRAGSGLTDSLLERV from the exons ATGAGAAGAGGGATCTCATCTGCCCCGGATAAAGTCATAATAACAGGGGTTGGTGGCTCTTCGCTGGACAAAAATGCAGTTTTAACGGCACTTTCCGATCGCCTAACTAGTCTACCCACGGCCACATATAACGTTATCCAGATAATAACCCCACCGCCTTGCATTACACAGACATCCAGTGTCTGCTTGTCCGATCCTTCACCTGGCAGTTTATACACCACTCCGCACGGAGCTACTAACGGATCGGCACAACGACCTGCACTAGGACGTCCTCCG GCTAAGAGAAGGCTTGCACTAGATGACGCAGATCACCTATACACCACTGATGGAGTGAAAGCCCCCAAGAGCCAAACTGGGGGTCCCCTGGCTGAGCTGAAGGATCTTAAAA CTCCTAAATCTCCGTCGGAGAAGACCCGTTATGACACCTCGCTGGGTCTCCTCACGAAGAAGTTCGTCCAGCTGCTGGGCCAGTCGTCGGACGGCGTGGTGGACTTGAACCGGGCCGCCGAGGTCCTGAAGGTCCAGAAGAGGCGTCTCTATGACATCACCAACGTTCTGGAGGGCGTCCATCTCATCAAGAAGAAATCCAAAAATAACATCCAGTGGAT GGGCTGTAACCTGTCGGAGGCGGGAGGCACGCTGAATCAGAGGCAGAGCCTGAGCAGTGAGGTGGCCCAGCTGGTCCAGGAGGAGCGCAGACTGGACGAGTTGATCCAGAGCTGCAGCCAGGACGTCAAGCAGATGACAGAGTCCTCGCACTATCAGAA GCTCGCCTACGTGACGTATCAGGACATCCGGAGGCTGCGCAGTCTCCGAGACCAGACCGTCATCGTGGTCAAAGCCCCGTCGGAGACTAAACTGGAGGTTCCAGACCCACAGGAG ggCTTACAGGTGCATCTGACCAGTGCCAAGGGGCCCAtagatgtgtttctgtgtccgGACGAGAACACGCCCGACAGCCCGGTGAAGAACTCCGCCCTCAGCCTGGGTGGAAGCTCCACACCCTTCATGAAGGTCTTAGAAG aTAGCGTTCGGTCCGGCCCGGCCGTGACGGTGACCAATCTCTCCCCGATCACCTCTCCGTACACCAGCCTCCTGCAGCAGACGGAGGACCAGATCCCCACCATCGACGCGCCCTTCGTCAACCTGGGCTCGCCCCTGCTCAGCGAAGACTACCTGATGAGCCTGGGTGAAGAGGAAGGCATTACTGACCTCTTTGACACCTACGACCTCGACAAGCTCCCCCTGGACGACGCGGACCCCCTGTGGTCCGCCTCCTGCGGGACGGACCGGGCGGGGAGCGGCTTGACGGACTCCCTCTTGGAACGCGTTTAG